In Clostridium swellfunianum, a genomic segment contains:
- a CDS encoding AAA family ATPase: MKLKRLYIGDMGIYRNSLMDNIDSKIVVIGGLNRSGKTTFLEILRHLPYGFTKGIRDVKSEYFAEADLIDETSDQYTVKLSSLREPQVTSKGEAISRPIYGTVDKYTYSQLYTITLDELKRSNVKSEEEKLQSVLLGAGLKDIVHIPKLTDEFRKEKEKLGGKQGNPTTKAFKPYYDKLLEGINSREESLKQLQEYENRCNELKILENQIEACNDILGKLNYEITALEIAKSYYSHYADKRSLLLQHEELQSKITREFNGDFPSLERIEGLYEEYKEALNQYEKLREQFENKRINDENFYLRLINSKEQLRSFEKKLSGLSEKMENYNSLKSSYNRDKQQLHTRMNALNSSFREDFIEVIDIDCDSIEQDKLINLVEEYNELEAEKKSLERELESLKLQKQMLEKEAKVQKASDTGSIMNKYLYVSAGILLAGILLYWLSKPLGAAVALIGITAAVLYFVMNYSSKASQHPENNGLILQMNALSNRIKLQEDNYNKVKSSFEESKNELGHYKNKLKLNREISSMGLLQYFKDIKELKKDILNLGFNGKNLDKLKQEINGELIKANELVNNIEGFNRSYDEDNFKNFKDLCIKIDELIVQLSQAERLLEAEVKFNVVKDKLSTLLNIPKDNVILQVIDIIINQYRIYNQCKFIEEKIENIDRQFVSILKNERIKKALEFIFNEYNIREENMLLSLTAFFDNFNSQEQIDRKYESVNIRIEEENRRLERLKDQKQALSSEIKKLSTSEKLIDAQRIIDEQRAALRQIAVKYSVLSTAEFILETVQKNFIETAKDTILGGAGKIFNKITCGEYKALLPGENLLQNDFKAMLGDGQIQDSVGMLSRGTGEQLFLSVRLNRIKDIKEKLPIVLDDPFVNFDSLHMKNALRVICEMAEDNQIFILTCHSELVELISEVSSQVQYWKLKKGSFELSDSKELVNYLL; this comes from the coding sequence ATGAAGTTAAAAAGACTATACATTGGAGATATGGGCATTTATAGAAATTCCTTAATGGATAATATAGATTCCAAAATAGTAGTTATAGGCGGGTTAAATCGTTCGGGTAAAACTACCTTTCTAGAGATTTTACGACATCTTCCCTATGGTTTTACTAAGGGAATAAGAGACGTAAAAAGTGAATACTTTGCTGAAGCAGATTTAATTGATGAAACAAGCGACCAGTACACTGTAAAGCTGAGCTCTTTGAGAGAACCTCAGGTGACTTCAAAGGGGGAGGCTATATCAAGGCCAATTTATGGGACTGTAGATAAATATACCTATAGTCAGCTTTATACCATTACATTGGATGAACTAAAAAGATCTAATGTGAAAAGTGAAGAAGAAAAACTGCAGTCTGTGTTGCTTGGGGCAGGTTTAAAGGATATTGTCCATATACCTAAGCTTACAGATGAATTTAGAAAAGAAAAGGAAAAGCTGGGTGGAAAACAAGGCAATCCTACTACAAAAGCTTTTAAGCCTTATTATGATAAGCTTCTTGAAGGGATTAACAGCAGGGAAGAGTCTCTTAAGCAGTTGCAGGAATATGAAAATAGATGTAATGAATTAAAGATACTTGAGAATCAAATTGAGGCTTGTAATGATATTTTAGGAAAGCTTAATTATGAGATTACAGCCTTGGAAATAGCAAAATCCTACTATAGCCATTATGCTGATAAAAGAAGCCTTCTACTCCAGCATGAAGAGTTGCAAAGTAAAATTACTAGGGAATTCAATGGAGATTTTCCTTCACTGGAAAGAATCGAGGGACTTTATGAAGAATATAAGGAAGCCTTAAATCAATATGAGAAATTACGGGAGCAGTTTGAAAATAAGAGAATTAATGATGAGAACTTTTATCTCAGGCTCATTAATTCTAAAGAACAGCTTCGAAGCTTTGAAAAGAAGCTTTCAGGCTTATCTGAGAAAATGGAAAACTACAATTCGTTGAAGTCAAGCTATAACAGAGATAAACAGCAGCTTCATACAAGGATGAATGCTTTAAACAGTTCTTTTAGGGAGGATTTCATAGAAGTAATAGATATAGATTGCGATTCCATTGAACAAGATAAACTAATAAATCTGGTAGAGGAATATAATGAACTAGAGGCAGAAAAAAAGAGCCTTGAAAGGGAACTTGAAAGCTTAAAGCTTCAAAAGCAAATGCTGGAGAAGGAGGCAAAAGTTCAAAAGGCATCAGATACAGGAAGCATTATGAATAAGTATTTGTATGTATCTGCTGGAATACTTTTAGCTGGAATTTTGTTATATTGGCTAAGCAAGCCTCTTGGAGCAGCAGTAGCACTTATTGGAATTACAGCGGCTGTCTTGTATTTTGTGATGAATTATTCGAGTAAGGCTAGTCAGCATCCAGAAAATAATGGTTTAATCCTTCAGATGAATGCTCTAAGTAACAGGATAAAGCTTCAAGAAGATAATTATAACAAGGTTAAAAGCAGTTTTGAGGAATCAAAGAATGAGCTTGGTCATTATAAAAATAAGTTAAAGCTTAATAGAGAGATATCTTCAATGGGGCTTTTGCAGTACTTTAAAGATATAAAGGAGCTTAAAAAGGATATATTAAACCTGGGCTTCAATGGTAAAAATTTAGATAAGCTTAAACAGGAGATAAATGGGGAATTGATTAAGGCTAATGAGCTTGTAAATAATATTGAAGGTTTTAATAGAAGTTATGATGAGGATAACTTTAAAAATTTTAAAGATCTTTGCATAAAAATTGATGAGTTAATTGTTCAGCTTTCTCAGGCAGAAAGGCTTCTTGAAGCAGAAGTGAAATTTAATGTAGTAAAAGATAAGCTTAGTACCCTCTTAAATATTCCTAAGGACAACGTAATATTACAAGTGATAGACATTATTATTAATCAGTATAGAATTTACAATCAATGTAAGTTTATTGAAGAAAAAATCGAAAATATTGATAGACAATTTGTTAGCATATTGAAGAACGAAAGAATAAAAAAAGCATTGGAGTTTATATTCAATGAATATAATATTAGAGAAGAAAATATGCTTTTATCGCTAACAGCTTTTTTTGATAACTTTAATTCTCAGGAACAGATAGATAGAAAATACGAAAGTGTAAACATAAGAATTGAGGAAGAAAACAGACGCCTTGAAAGGCTGAAAGATCAAAAGCAAGCATTATCCAGCGAAATAAAAAAACTGTCCACCTCTGAAAAATTAATAGATGCACAAAGAATAATAGATGAGCAGAGAGCAGCTTTAAGACAAATTGCAGTTAAGTATTCAGTATTAAGCACTGCAGAATTCATTTTGGAAACCGTGCAAAAAAACTTCATCGAAACAGCTAAGGATACTATATTAGGCGGAGCTGGGAAAATTTTTAATAAAATTACTTGTGGAGAGTATAAAGCACTGCTGCCTGGAGAGAATTTACTACAGAATGATTTTAAGGCTATGCTTGGTGACGGTCAGATTCAAGACTCCGTTGGCATGCTCAGCAGGGGTACAGGAGAACAGCTTTTTCTTTCTGTAAGGCTTAACAGAATAAAGGACATTAAAGAGAAGCTGCCCATAGTTCTAGATGATCCTTTTGTAAATTTTGACAGCCTTCATATGAAAAATGCATTAAGAGTTATTTGTGAAATGGCTGAAGACAATCAAATTTTTATATTAACTTGTCATTCAGAACTAGTTGAACTTATAAGTGAAGTAAGCAGCCAGGTACAATATTGGAAGCTTAAAAAAGGAAGCTTTGAGTTGTCTGACAGCAAGGAACTTGTGAATTATTTGCTTTAA
- a CDS encoding transglutaminase-like domain-containing protein, which produces MRFNPITLILVAAFVFPIVKGFLFKFSSNSLKGDIQEVGSNIAFIAALFVGIIFSKRIFIEHDKGIYKDIYEAIPKQLLRYMETNDMIFYAVVIPIMVFVFYKLISFLIELINRITLYPVVDVLERFMQNKSASFKRFSGAIIEIPKAIVYVLFITFIINILSMLNLTGKYSAFLEDSKPYNYLCREVVLPATNSTVAKQLPNILNNSFKVVVKDADSKDLGSSIVDIASNKRVIVYYNGVTLDEGIKSNTKIDSFAKELVSKASTNRDKAKLIYNWIGSNISYDYDKAEAVLGNDFDIKSGAIPTFQTQKGICFDYACLYVAMARANGLKVRIVTGEGFNGVNWVSHAWNEVYIPEEDKWYKVDSTFYKGGNYFNSRRFDLDHRDAKIAGQW; this is translated from the coding sequence TTGAGATTTAACCCTATAACTCTTATATTAGTGGCAGCATTTGTTTTTCCAATAGTAAAAGGATTCTTGTTTAAGTTTTCTTCAAACAGCTTAAAAGGAGACATTCAGGAGGTTGGAAGCAATATTGCCTTTATTGCAGCCTTGTTTGTCGGAATAATTTTTTCTAAGAGGATATTTATCGAGCATGACAAGGGAATATACAAGGATATTTACGAGGCTATTCCAAAGCAGCTTTTAAGGTATATGGAAACTAACGATATGATTTTTTATGCTGTGGTTATACCAATTATGGTATTTGTATTTTATAAACTTATAAGTTTTTTAATAGAGCTTATAAATAGAATAACTCTATACCCTGTAGTGGATGTTTTAGAGAGGTTTATGCAAAACAAAAGTGCTAGCTTTAAAAGGTTTAGCGGGGCGATTATAGAGATTCCTAAGGCCATTGTTTATGTGCTTTTTATAACCTTTATAATAAATATTCTTTCTATGCTGAACTTAACAGGAAAATACAGTGCTTTCTTGGAAGACTCTAAACCTTATAATTATCTCTGTAGGGAAGTGGTTTTACCGGCAACAAATTCAACAGTTGCAAAGCAGCTTCCAAATATATTAAACAACTCCTTTAAAGTTGTAGTTAAGGATGCCGATTCAAAGGATTTAGGAAGTTCTATTGTCGATATTGCGTCAAATAAAAGGGTTATAGTTTATTATAATGGTGTCACCTTGGACGAGGGAATAAAGTCAAACACTAAAATAGACAGCTTTGCAAAAGAGCTTGTTAGCAAGGCTTCTACAAATAGAGATAAAGCAAAACTGATATATAATTGGATAGGCTCAAATATAAGCTATGACTATGATAAGGCTGAGGCGGTTTTAGGCAACGATTTTGATATAAAATCTGGTGCTATTCCTACTTTTCAAACCCAAAAAGGCATATGCTTTGACTACGCATGCCTTTACGTTGCTATGGCAAGAGCTAATGGGCTTAAGGTAAGAATTGTAACTGGAGAAGGCTTCAATGGTGTAAACTGGGTAAGCCATGCCTGGAATGAGGTGTATATTCCAGAAGAAGATAAATGGTATAAGGTTGATTCAACTTTTTATAAGGGAGGAAATTACTTTAACAGCAGGCGTTTTGATTTAGATCACAGAGATGCAAAAATTGCTGGACAATGGTAG
- a CDS encoding polysaccharide deacetylase family protein, which produces MTKKILLIGLAVVLGAFSVSCSSANEQYTRKNIIVGAAKSSNADLKPVKLDEDTKHEKSEKENIKVASDKDNLNNNGTGKSQAEENDKHSGNANAKEAFLTFDDGPTKEITSQILDILKEKKVKATFFVVGKMAENEKDLLIREKNEGHAIANHSYSHDYKHLYSNPKNFVDDINTADAAIKNILGEHESKLMRFPGGSFGKQRENYRQAVTEAGYHYIDWNALNGDAEGKGNWPAEKLVQNIKTTSAGKNRLVILMHDAPLKQTTVQALPEIIDYLKTQGYTFKTLE; this is translated from the coding sequence GTGACGAAAAAGATATTATTAATTGGACTTGCTGTGGTTTTAGGTGCTTTTTCTGTTTCATGTTCTAGCGCTAATGAACAGTATACTAGAAAAAATATTATAGTTGGTGCTGCTAAGAGTTCTAATGCAGATTTGAAGCCTGTTAAGCTGGATGAAGATACTAAGCATGAAAAATCAGAAAAGGAAAATATAAAAGTTGCTTCTGACAAAGATAATTTAAATAATAATGGCACGGGCAAAAGCCAAGCTGAAGAAAATGATAAACATTCAGGCAATGCTAATGCTAAAGAAGCATTTTTAACTTTTGATGATGGACCTACTAAAGAGATAACTTCGCAAATTTTAGATATCTTAAAGGAGAAAAAGGTTAAAGCTACTTTCTTTGTTGTGGGGAAGATGGCAGAGAATGAAAAGGATCTGCTTATTAGAGAAAAAAATGAAGGACATGCTATAGCCAATCACAGCTATAGTCATGATTATAAGCATTTATACTCAAATCCTAAAAATTTTGTAGATGATATAAATACTGCTGATGCTGCTATTAAAAATATACTTGGAGAGCATGAGAGCAAACTAATGAGATTTCCAGGAGGATCCTTTGGAAAACAGCGGGAAAATTATAGACAAGCTGTTACTGAAGCAGGATATCATTATATAGATTGGAATGCTTTAAATGGAGATGCAGAAGGCAAGGGAAACTGGCCTGCTGAAAAGCTTGTTCAAAATATAAAAACAACCTCGGCGGGAAAAAATAGACTTGTAATTTTGATGCATGATGCTCCATTAAAACAAACAACTGTACAAGCTCTTCCTGAAATAATAGATTATTTGAAAACTCAAGGTTATACTTTTAAAACCCTAGAATAA
- a CDS encoding tetratricopeptide repeat protein yields MSYFEKANESYNTQDYKRAISLYQKAVENKDNEAASMYNAAVCFIKLKQYEKALPLLKSALLQKRDSKYFFNLGYCYAMLKDNKKALIYFNTAWALDNNDKDCEKAIDLIIKNYAKKP; encoded by the coding sequence ATGAGTTATTTCGAAAAAGCAAATGAATCATATAATACTCAAGACTATAAAAGAGCTATATCGCTGTATCAAAAAGCTGTCGAAAACAAAGATAATGAAGCAGCCTCAATGTATAATGCTGCTGTATGCTTCATAAAGCTTAAGCAGTATGAAAAGGCACTGCCGCTTTTAAAGTCAGCCTTACTTCAAAAGAGAGACAGTAAATATTTCTTCAACTTAGGTTACTGCTACGCTATGCTGAAGGATAACAAAAAAGCATTAATCTATTTTAATACAGCTTGGGCCTTAGATAATAATGATAAGGATTGTGAAAAAGCCATAGATTTAATAATAAAAAATTATGCAAAAAAACCCTAG
- a CDS encoding ABC transporter permease yields MINHSLEHKQYLKELKNRTRKIIISRLVILVVFFVLWEVAGYFKWVDPFLTSTPSRMWRSLIKLYGEGQLFKHIFVTCFETILGFLLSTLLGAVIAVMLWWSDFASKVLDPYIVVLNALPKVALAPIIIFWMGNGMKAIVLVALLISIVVTIINVLNGFKEVSEDKVKLLKTFGATKLQVLKHLIIPASVPTLISTLKINVGLSWVGVIMGEFLVSKSGLGFLIVFGGQIAQLDTVMLSIIILSVLAYVMYEIVALLERKFIHKY; encoded by the coding sequence ATGATAAATCATAGTTTGGAGCATAAACAATATTTAAAGGAGCTAAAAAATAGAACCAGAAAAATAATAATAAGCCGATTGGTTATACTTGTAGTCTTCTTTGTTTTATGGGAAGTTGCAGGATATTTTAAGTGGGTGGATCCATTTCTTACAAGTACACCCTCCCGTATGTGGCGAAGTCTTATAAAGCTCTACGGGGAAGGCCAGCTTTTTAAGCACATATTTGTTACCTGCTTCGAAACAATTCTAGGCTTTTTGTTAAGCACTTTATTAGGAGCAGTAATAGCAGTTATGCTTTGGTGGTCAGATTTTGCAAGCAAGGTACTTGACCCATATATAGTAGTCTTGAATGCGCTACCAAAGGTTGCGCTTGCTCCAATAATAATATTTTGGATGGGTAACGGTATGAAAGCCATTGTATTGGTTGCCTTATTAATTTCTATAGTAGTAACTATTATAAATGTGCTAAATGGTTTTAAGGAAGTTAGTGAAGACAAAGTTAAGCTTTTAAAAACCTTTGGCGCTACAAAGCTTCAGGTTTTAAAACATCTTATTATTCCTGCTTCTGTGCCTACCTTGATTTCTACCTTGAAAATAAATGTTGGCTTATCATGGGTAGGGGTAATAATGGGAGAGTTCTTAGTATCTAAAAGCGGCTTAGGCTTCCTAATAGTCTTTGGAGGTCAAATTGCTCAACTGGATACAGTTATGCTAAGCATAATTATTTTATCAGTGCTTGCTTACGTTATGTATGAAATAGTAGCGCTCCTAGAGAGGAAGTTTATACACAAGTATTAA
- a CDS encoding ABC transporter ATP-binding protein produces MKKVEVSHIYMNYHSLKGETEALKDINFTVNEGEFVSIVGPSGCGKSTVLNIVAGLLKPSSGNVCIDGSECNVISKKIGYMFQRDHLFEWLNVWDNIALGLKIQQSLDNKAVEKINQLLKNYSLWDFRKHKPDELSGGMRQRVALIRTLALDPDVLLLDEPFSALDYQTRLNVSDEIYQIIKQEEKTVIMVTHDISEAVSMSNRIIVLSKRPATVKKIIDINFEKEYATPLKHREAPEFRVYFNNIWKELDLNDKS; encoded by the coding sequence ATGAAAAAAGTTGAAGTAAGCCATATATATATGAACTATCATTCATTAAAGGGTGAAACAGAAGCTCTTAAGGATATAAACTTTACTGTAAACGAGGGTGAGTTTGTAAGCATAGTTGGTCCTTCGGGCTGCGGAAAATCAACGGTTTTGAACATAGTAGCAGGACTATTAAAACCATCTTCCGGGAATGTATGCATTGACGGCTCAGAATGCAATGTTATCTCTAAAAAAATCGGATATATGTTTCAAAGAGATCATCTCTTTGAATGGCTTAATGTATGGGATAACATAGCTTTAGGTTTAAAAATTCAACAGAGCTTAGATAATAAAGCTGTTGAAAAAATCAACCAGCTTCTAAAAAACTATAGTCTTTGGGATTTTAGGAAGCATAAGCCAGATGAATTGTCAGGAGGTATGAGACAGAGAGTTGCTTTAATCAGGACTCTAGCGCTCGATCCTGATGTGCTTCTTTTAGATGAACCATTTTCGGCTTTAGATTATCAAACAAGATTAAATGTAAGCGATGAAATATACCAAATAATAAAGCAGGAAGAAAAAACAGTAATAATGGTAACTCATGATATTTCTGAGGCAGTTAGCATGTCAAACAGAATCATTGTTTTATCTAAAAGACCTGCAACAGTAAAAAAGATAATTGATATTAACTTTGAAAAGGAGTACGCTACGCCATTAAAGCATAGAGAAGCTCCTGAATTTAGAGTTTATTTCAACAACATATGGAAGGAGTTGGACTTGAATGATAAATCATAG
- a CDS encoding F0F1 ATP synthase subunit A, translating into MEAEEYLFEIPILGHHYGFSKNIIIQWAIIVVFALVAYYLTRNLKKVPGKKQNIAELIVQGIESFISEIMGPEYKSFAPYVGSLIMFLLTMNLTGLFGIHPPTKDFSVALGMALTTFLIIQAYAIGKVGIAHYFGGLFKPFFFLAPMNVLERVLLPVSLSLRLFGNITAGVVIMGLIYEGLGSINWFAQLGLPIIGHVYFDIFDGTVQMIVFTMLTMINIKIISEH; encoded by the coding sequence GTGGAAGCAGAGGAGTATTTATTTGAAATACCAATATTAGGTCATCATTATGGATTTTCTAAAAATATAATTATTCAATGGGCAATAATTGTGGTATTTGCTCTGGTGGCGTATTATTTAACAAGAAACTTAAAGAAGGTGCCAGGAAAGAAGCAAAATATTGCCGAGTTAATAGTTCAAGGTATAGAGAGCTTTATTAGTGAGATTATGGGCCCAGAATACAAGTCATTTGCACCATATGTAGGAAGTCTTATTATGTTTCTTCTTACCATGAATTTAACTGGATTATTTGGCATTCATCCTCCGACAAAAGATTTTAGTGTAGCCTTGGGAATGGCCTTGACAACTTTCTTGATAATACAAGCTTATGCAATAGGAAAAGTTGGTATAGCACATTATTTTGGAGGACTTTTTAAACCCTTTTTCTTTCTAGCACCGATGAATGTGCTTGAGAGGGTGCTTCTGCCAGTTTCGTTAAGCCTTAGATTGTTTGGTAATATAACTGCAGGAGTCGTAATAATGGGTCTTATTTATGAAGGGCTTGGAAGCATAAATTGGTTTGCTCAGCTTGGACTGCCTATAATAGGTCATGTTTATTTCGATATATTTGATGGTACAGTACAAATGATAGTATTCACTATGCTTACCATGATTAACATTAAAATTATATCGGAGCATTAA
- the atpE gene encoding ATP synthase F0 subunit C, which translates to MSAAGLMAIAAAIAVLVGVGAGISTGNATAKAVEAISRQPEASGKITTALVIGNAFAEATAVYGLLIAIMILGKIVL; encoded by the coding sequence ATGAGTGCAGCAGGATTAATGGCAATAGCAGCAGCTATAGCAGTATTAGTAGGAGTAGGAGCAGGTATATCAACTGGAAATGCAACAGCAAAAGCAGTTGAAGCTATATCAAGACAACCAGAGGCAAGTGGTAAAATAACTACAGCGTTAGTTATAGGTAATGCTTTCGCAGAAGCAACTGCAGTTTACGGACTATTAATTGCAATAATGATACTTGGGAAAATAGTATTATAA
- a CDS encoding F0F1 ATP synthase subunit B → MEINPLTVLATIINFGIFYLIMRRILFKPVTQVISSREEEIQGRIKRAEELEKQSEIIKLQNEEHLQNAKEEGKAIVEDLKVKAERTADEIITKAKTEAEFIIERAKMDAEREREKATDEMKTQAVNLALLLSSKALESTIDEKEHRRLIKDFIAKVG, encoded by the coding sequence ATGGAAATAAACCCTTTAACTGTCTTAGCTACTATAATAAACTTTGGTATTTTTTATTTAATTATGAGAAGAATTCTTTTCAAGCCAGTAACTCAGGTTATATCTTCAAGAGAAGAAGAAATACAAGGAAGAATTAAAAGAGCAGAAGAACTTGAGAAGCAGTCTGAAATAATAAAACTTCAAAATGAAGAACACTTACAAAATGCTAAGGAAGAAGGAAAGGCTATTGTAGAGGACTTAAAGGTAAAGGCTGAAAGAACAGCTGATGAAATAATAACTAAGGCTAAGACAGAAGCGGAATTCATTATAGAAAGAGCGAAGATGGATGCTGAAAGAGAAAGAGAAAAGGCTACAGATGAGATGAAGACTCAGGCTGTAAATCTTGCACTTCTGTTATCTTCAAAGGCTTTAGAAAGCACTATAGATGAAAAAGAACATAGAAGACTTATTAAGGACTTCATTGCTAAGGTAGGGTAA
- a CDS encoding F0F1 ATP synthase subunit delta, giving the protein MLEYLDRRYALAFYEHIEEKGKVEVCLKELAEVVDIIDNNKELLEILKHPDLSTSKKKQLFESIFKDSVENSVLSFLLIIIEKNRILELDGILEEINKLHLERKHTVEAFIETVVPLTDEERSVLKAKLEKKYNKSIILKETINEAILGGVLVRVENEIIDGTIKSKLEKMKKLALKTE; this is encoded by the coding sequence ATGCTGGAATATTTAGATAGAAGATATGCCCTTGCTTTTTATGAACATATAGAAGAAAAAGGCAAGGTGGAAGTATGCTTAAAGGAATTAGCTGAAGTTGTAGATATTATTGATAATAATAAAGAGTTATTAGAAATTTTAAAACATCCCGATTTAAGTACTTCTAAAAAGAAGCAACTGTTTGAAAGCATCTTTAAGGACAGTGTTGAAAATAGTGTATTGTCATTTCTTCTTATAATAATTGAAAAAAATAGAATATTAGAGTTGGATGGCATATTAGAAGAAATAAATAAGCTTCATTTGGAGAGAAAGCACACAGTTGAAGCTTTTATTGAAACTGTAGTTCCTTTAACTGATGAAGAGAGAAGTGTTCTTAAAGCCAAGCTTGAAAAAAAATATAACAAAAGCATAATTTTAAAGGAAACAATTAATGAGGCCATACTAGGCGGAGTGCTTGTAAGGGTAGAAAATGAAATTATTGATGGTACTATTAAATCAAAGCTTGAAAAAATGAAGAAGCTAGCCCTTAAGACAGAATAG
- the atpA gene encoding F0F1 ATP synthase subunit alpha, with protein sequence MNIRPEEITSIIKQQIERYENKLETVDSGTVIQVGDGVARIYGLDECMEGELLEFSNGVYGMALNLERDNVGAVLLGSERGIKEGDLVKKTGRVVQVPVGEALLGRVVDAMGIPIDGKGPIKAAEYRDTEVKAHGVIDRQSVREPLQTGIKAIDSMIPIGKGQRELIIGDRQTGKTALAIDTIINQKGKDVICIYVAIGQKQSTVAHIYNTLTEMGAMDYTIIVSSTASETAPRQFLSPYAGCSMGEYFMHKGKHVLIVYDDLSKHAAAYRAMALLLRRPPGREAYPGDVFYLHSRLLERAAKLSDKLGGGSITALPIIETLAGDVTAYIPTNVISITDGQIFLESELFFAGQRPAVNAGISVSRVGGSAQIKAMKQVSGTLRLDLAQYRELAAFSQFGSDLDKEAKRRLEKGKRITEILKQDVYNPMPVEKQIMILYAAVNNFLMDIPVSKIKAFEKSFLEYMSTHHAEIGKAILEKKEMTEDIKKGLSEAIKEFKKVFLAEEA encoded by the coding sequence ATGAATATAAGACCTGAAGAAATTACGTCTATTATAAAACAACAAATAGAACGATATGAAAATAAATTAGAGACTGTAGATTCAGGTACAGTAATACAAGTAGGTGACGGTGTCGCCAGAATATATGGATTGGATGAATGTATGGAAGGAGAACTTCTTGAATTTTCCAATGGTGTATATGGAATGGCTTTAAATTTAGAGCGAGATAACGTTGGTGCAGTTCTTCTAGGAAGTGAAAGAGGAATAAAGGAAGGCGATCTTGTTAAAAAAACTGGTAGAGTTGTTCAGGTTCCAGTTGGTGAAGCCCTTTTAGGAAGAGTAGTAGATGCAATGGGTATTCCAATTGATGGAAAGGGTCCTATAAAAGCTGCGGAATATAGAGATACTGAAGTTAAGGCTCATGGAGTTATTGACAGACAGTCTGTTAGGGAGCCTCTTCAAACAGGTATCAAGGCTATAGACTCTATGATTCCTATTGGAAAAGGACAAAGAGAACTTATTATAGGGGATAGACAAACTGGTAAAACTGCTCTTGCTATTGATACAATTATCAATCAGAAGGGTAAGGATGTTATATGTATATATGTTGCTATAGGACAAAAACAGTCTACTGTTGCTCACATATATAATACATTAACTGAAATGGGTGCTATGGATTATACAATAATAGTATCCTCTACTGCTTCTGAAACAGCTCCAAGACAATTCTTATCTCCTTATGCTGGATGCTCTATGGGTGAGTATTTCATGCATAAGGGAAAGCATGTTTTAATTGTATATGATGATTTATCCAAGCATGCTGCTGCTTATAGAGCAATGGCACTGCTTCTTAGAAGACCACCAGGAAGAGAAGCATATCCAGGAGACGTTTTTTATCTTCACTCAAGGCTTCTTGAAAGAGCTGCAAAATTATCAGATAAGCTTGGCGGGGGTTCAATAACAGCCCTTCCTATTATAGAAACCTTGGCTGGTGACGTTACTGCATATATTCCTACAAACGTTATATCTATTACAGACGGACAGATATTCCTCGAGTCGGAGTTGTTTTTTGCAGGACAAAGACCTGCTGTTAATGCAGGTATCTCAGTATCAAGAGTTGGAGGAAGCGCTCAGATTAAAGCTATGAAGCAGGTATCAGGTACATTAAGGCTTGATCTAGCTCAATATAGGGAATTAGCTGCCTTTTCACAATTTGGCTCAGACCTTGACAAAGAGGCTAAGAGAAGACTTGAAAAGGGCAAGAGAATAACGGAAATATTAAAGCAAGACGTATATAATCCTATGCCTGTAGAAAAGCAGATAATGATACTTTATGCGGCGGTTAACAACTTTTTAATGGATATTCCTGTTTCCAAGATAAAGGCTTTTGAAAAGAGCTTTTTAGAATATATGAGTACCCATCATGCAGAAATTGGAAAAGCTATTCTTGAAAAGAAGGAAATGACCGAGGATATAAAGAAAGGCCTTTCAGAAGCTATCAAAGAGTTTAAAAAAGTGTTCTTAGCTGAAGAGGCTTAA